One Triticum dicoccoides isolate Atlit2015 ecotype Zavitan chromosome 5B, WEW_v2.0, whole genome shotgun sequence genomic window carries:
- the LOC119305261 gene encoding uncharacterized protein LOC119305261, whose protein sequence is MSSSASASRRSWPRYGAVPMTRCPACPRIAPLKRLVTTTDKNGNLGREFVKCESKPEQGKKLKQCTHFEWLDEYIERIQLEGASGELDLLLEAEKLGKFGSGASGSGAPGSGNSIGGARPSIGATVGDAGVTAELKKLNKQMKKLIKLQKQGNLMGLMAALFYVCVIGLAFVYVMIISRK, encoded by the exons ATGTCGAGCTCCGCTTCAGCCTCCCGCCGCTCATGGCCGCGCTATGGCGCAGTGCCCATGACAAGATGCCCTGCATGCCCACGTATCGCACCCCTGAAGCGGCTAGTCACAACGACCGACAAGAATGGCAACCTTGGGCGGGAAttcgtgaaatgcgagagcaaACCAGAGCAGGGAAAG AAATTGAAGCAATGCACCCATTTTGAGTGGCTAGATGAGTACATAGAGCGGATTCAACTGGAGGGTGCATCAGGGGAGCTCGATTTACTGTTGGAGGCGGAGAAGTTGGGCAAGTTTGGATCGGGCGCATCTGGATCCGGGGCCCCTGGATCTGGCAATTCCATCGGGGGCGCCCGCCCTTCCATTGGTGCTACTGTGGGGGATGCAGGAGTGACGGCAGAGCTGAAGAAGCTGAACAAGCAGatgaagaaactcatcaaattgcaGAAGCAGGGCAATTTGATGGGGCTCATGGCCGCACTTTTTtatgtttgtgtaattggtctcgcaTTTGTTTATGTGATGATAATTAGTCGTAAGTGA
- the LOC119309194 gene encoding uncharacterized protein LOC119309194, with translation MHPYLHEYYSVQKFKAGYASPIPALTDQSQWPEVEIEFTLCPPVTRRKAGRPKQSRFKAWFEKGGCSKKGEKEKEKNDKPKRAQKGNNRCKLCEVLGHRIGSSKCIYTPQRPKRKRAEKAPPLVVEQCWPVKKARLSGYRRKSTKQIMFGDKDMELTETVTAEHELSVCVLDDVMHTESVLQTLGQSETVADEATVVLPFESALTTVLSCLEVVLPSVELQTEVVEQCVPSTQSAEVQTEEVRHGQVQKLRGPKSKSISINKLCAVEPNGGKKQKKSSGRKKQRK, from the exons atgcacccatatttgcatgaGTATTATTCAGTACAAAAATTCAAAGCTGGATATGCAAGTCCAATTCCTGCACTGACTGACCAATCTCAGTGGCCTGAGGTGGAAATAGAATTTACCTTGTGTCCCCCTGTCACTAGAAGAAAGGCTGGGAGGCCTAAACAGAGCAGATTCAAAGCTTGGTTTGAGAAAGGTGGTTGTAGTAAGAAgggggaaaaggaaaaggaaaagaatgatAAGCCCAAAAGGGCTCAAAAAGGTAACAATAGGTGCAAGTTGTGTGAGGTACTTGGGCACAGAATTGGTTCATCCAAGTGCATCTACACTCCTCAGAGGCCAAA GAGGAAGCGTGCAGAAAAAGCCCCACCGCTTGTTGTTGAACAATGCTGGCCAGTGAAAAAAGCAAGACTCAGTGGCTATAGAAGGAAGAGCACTAAGCAGataatgtttggtgacaaagaTATGGAGCTAACTGAAACTGTTACTGCTGAACATGAGCTAAGTGTTTGTGTTTTGGACGATGTGATGCATACTGAATCTGTTTTGCAGACGCTAGGGCAATCTGAAACTGTTGCAGATGAAGCAACTGTTGTGCTGCCATTCGAATCTGCTTTGACAACTGTGTTGTCATGTTTGGAGGTTGTGCTGCCAAGTGTTGAGTTGCAAACTGAAGTAGTTGAACAATGTGTGCCATCTACTCAATCTGCAGAAGTGCAAACTGAAGAAGTGAGACATGGTCAGGTGCAAAAGTTGAGGGGGCCAAAAAGCAAGAGCATCAGCATCAACAAACTATGCGCCGTGGAACCAAACGGTGGAAAAAAGCAGAAGAAATCGAGTGGTAGAAAGAAGCAGAGGAAATAG